A section of the Candidatus Neomarinimicrobiota bacterium genome encodes:
- the truA gene encoding tRNA pseudouridine(38-40) synthase TruA: MKIALLLQYEGSAYHGWQVQADPETVQGHIERALNKVFDEKIGIIGSGRTDSGVHALGQVAHFEIDTCTIPVENLWKALNRQLPEDIRLIASSQVDVNFHSRFAAIRRQYLYQITTSPNVLDRNTQWYVRYPLDTSRLHKLSEHILGEHDFSSFCYAGTETENMVCNLTTAVWEVQPSGVLKFTIAGDRFLHHMVRMLVGSMIEVARGKWDIGHFLALLEEPNRQSHVVTAPANGLTLIQVTYPEALQPTWP, translated from the coding sequence GTGAAAATAGCACTTCTCTTACAATACGAAGGGTCTGCCTACCATGGGTGGCAGGTTCAAGCCGATCCAGAAACGGTACAGGGACATATTGAGAGAGCCCTCAATAAGGTATTCGATGAAAAAATTGGAATTATAGGATCAGGAAGAACTGATAGCGGGGTGCATGCCCTGGGGCAGGTTGCACACTTTGAAATTGATACCTGCACCATCCCCGTAGAAAATCTTTGGAAAGCTCTCAATCGGCAGCTGCCTGAAGACATCAGACTGATTGCCTCCTCACAGGTAGATGTTAATTTTCATAGCCGTTTTGCTGCCATTCGGCGGCAATATTTGTATCAAATCACCACATCACCCAATGTGCTGGATCGCAATACCCAATGGTATGTTCGATATCCCCTGGATACTTCCAGATTACACAAGTTATCCGAGCATATTTTAGGTGAGCACGATTTCTCAAGTTTCTGCTATGCCGGAACTGAGACCGAAAATATGGTTTGCAACCTGACAACAGCAGTCTGGGAAGTGCAGCCTTCAGGTGTCCTGAAGTTTACCATTGCAGGAGATAGATTTTTGCATCATATGGTTCGGATGCTGGTGGGAAGTATGATCGAAGTAGCACGAGGGAAGTGGGACATCGGCCATTTCCTGGCCCTTTTGGAGGAGCCAAACCGACAATCACATGTGGTGACCGCTCCAGCCAATGGACTGACACTTATCCAGGTCACTTATCCTGAAGCGCTCCAGCCCACATGGCCCTGA
- the lnt gene encoding apolipoprotein N-acyltransferase, with protein sequence MTKRFTPETLAIISGLLLTLSFPPFDMFFIAWVAWIPLWAALQQGGWQRGFKLGYITGFIFTLTSLNWIANNSGTNFWVASASMMGSVAYMSLWFGLFGLIIARTGNKMGTKGLWLAPAFWVSIEFLYSYHGYTLAFPWLSLAMTQNFALPLQQLAEYGGIYAISFWVVGINTLLFQLEFGKLTVRTQQLVWGILGFIIIGSFIYGAVRMKVIGELSNSTIRVGVIQTNLDPHQKWVRSKKTKHVEAILAQSRKAVNDSARIIIWPESAVPAHLHYYPQFDRKIRKFVENNAVSILTGALHHKAKNGDYQFFNSAFYYSPGMPVVISSKQGLVPFAERIPMVETFPILANLNFGQANFQPGDESVVYPMGSRDEVTDLGTLICYESADPYIFRTFIDNGADLMSIITNDAWLGKSPGPYQHLAAGRLRAIEHRISVARAAQTGVSAMILPSGRIAASIPLGEKGEIVYDAPIGLERTFYSRNGDVFALVVLMLSSLGLLWVVLGKSSKSV encoded by the coding sequence ATGACGAAGCGATTCACACCAGAAACACTGGCGATCATCTCAGGATTATTGCTTACCCTGAGTTTTCCACCCTTCGACATGTTCTTTATTGCCTGGGTTGCCTGGATACCGCTCTGGGCAGCCTTACAGCAGGGGGGGTGGCAAAGAGGTTTCAAATTAGGGTATATCACTGGATTTATTTTCACACTGACCAGCTTGAATTGGATAGCAAATAACTCAGGTACAAATTTCTGGGTTGCTTCAGCTTCCATGATGGGCAGCGTTGCCTATATGTCACTATGGTTTGGATTGTTTGGCCTCATCATTGCCCGAACGGGGAATAAAATGGGGACAAAGGGTCTCTGGTTGGCTCCCGCTTTCTGGGTCTCAATAGAATTCCTTTACAGCTATCATGGATATACCCTTGCATTTCCGTGGTTGTCATTGGCCATGACTCAGAATTTTGCCCTTCCACTCCAGCAATTGGCTGAATATGGTGGTATCTACGCCATTAGTTTTTGGGTTGTTGGGATCAATACCCTCCTGTTTCAACTGGAGTTTGGCAAACTCACTGTCCGAACTCAGCAATTAGTCTGGGGCATTTTGGGCTTCATTATCATTGGCTCTTTTATTTATGGAGCCGTACGCATGAAGGTCATCGGAGAGTTGAGTAATTCGACCATTAGAGTAGGAGTAATTCAGACCAATCTAGATCCACATCAAAAATGGGTTCGTTCGAAAAAGACCAAGCACGTTGAAGCAATTTTAGCGCAATCGAGAAAGGCGGTTAATGATAGTGCTCGCATTATCATCTGGCCTGAAAGTGCCGTGCCTGCTCATTTGCATTATTACCCCCAGTTTGATCGCAAAATCAGAAAATTTGTTGAGAACAATGCCGTCTCCATCCTCACCGGGGCTCTGCACCATAAAGCGAAGAATGGGGATTATCAATTCTTCAATTCAGCCTTCTACTATTCTCCAGGTATGCCTGTTGTGATCTCCAGTAAACAGGGTTTGGTTCCCTTTGCTGAGCGCATTCCAATGGTAGAAACATTCCCTATCCTGGCAAATCTAAATTTTGGACAGGCGAATTTTCAACCTGGCGACGAATCCGTAGTCTATCCCATGGGAAGTCGAGATGAGGTCACTGATCTTGGAACGCTCATCTGTTACGAATCTGCTGATCCCTACATTTTCCGAACTTTTATTGATAATGGTGCTGACCTCATGTCCATCATAACAAATGACGCCTGGTTAGGAAAATCTCCTGGTCCATATCAACATCTGGCTGCAGGCAGGCTTAGAGCTATTGAGCATCGCATTAGCGTGGCCAGAGCTGCCCAAACCGGGGTAAGCGCCATGATCTTGCCAAGTGGTCGAATTGCAGCCTCGATTCCTCTCGGTGAAAAGGGTGAGATTGTCTATGATGCTCCAATCGGACTGGAGCGAACATTCTACAGCAGAAACGGGGATGTTTTTGCACTTGTAGTTCTCATGCTCTCATCCCTGGGTCTTCTTTGGGTGGTCCTGGGCAAATCCAGCAAATCTGTTTGA
- the ruvX gene encoding Holliday junction resolvase RuvX gives MQGRILAVDPGGRRVGLALTDPLRIIASPYKTLLISSNDDAVEQISDVIQKEQVTEVVVGVPLRPGAEKSEQAKRVEAFIEVLKARIDQPVYTIDESYSSVEAEESLHRMGKKVGDDKGAVDRIAAALILKQYLQETQG, from the coding sequence ATGCAAGGGCGAATATTAGCAGTCGATCCCGGCGGAAGACGTGTGGGCCTGGCCCTCACTGATCCACTGAGGATAATCGCAAGTCCGTATAAGACACTGCTGATTTCTAGTAATGACGATGCAGTGGAACAGATCAGCGACGTCATTCAAAAGGAGCAAGTGACAGAGGTGGTGGTTGGGGTACCTCTCAGACCTGGTGCAGAAAAAAGCGAACAGGCAAAACGAGTTGAAGCGTTTATTGAGGTTTTAAAAGCCAGGATAGACCAACCGGTTTATACTATTGATGAGAGTTACAGCTCTGTGGAAGCAGAAGAATCTCTACATCGCATGGGCAAAAAGGTTGGTGATGATAAAGGTGCAGTAGATAGAATAGCTGCAGCACTCATTTTGAAACAGTATCTTCAGGAAACTCAAGGATAA
- a CDS encoding integration host factor subunit beta, with amino-acid sequence MSITYTKKDVAKKTAEKLGQKIFQTEEIVDGVFTVLREMMSGDEASIRIEVRNFGVFEVKPTKAKPRARNPRTNEEIYVPARRKTHFKPGKLLKEVLKRPVE; translated from the coding sequence ATGTCAATCACATACACAAAAAAAGATGTAGCAAAAAAAACCGCTGAGAAACTCGGCCAAAAAATATTCCAGACAGAAGAAATTGTCGATGGCGTATTCACCGTCCTGAGGGAAATGATGAGTGGCGATGAAGCTTCAATCCGGATTGAAGTCCGTAACTTTGGTGTTTTTGAAGTCAAACCTACCAAAGCCAAACCACGTGCAAGAAATCCTCGTACCAACGAAGAAATCTATGTTCCTGCCCGGAGGAAAACTCATTTCAAACCTGGCAAATTGCTTAAAGAAGTCCTGAAACGGCCCGTAGAGTAA
- a CDS encoding bifunctional (p)ppGpp synthetase/guanosine-3',5'-bis(diphosphate) 3'-pyrophosphohydrolase, whose protein sequence is MAAAILDRILNSEGTKYPNDFQNIIDLMGGSSSIGPTGEDFVWRAYNFGKKAHQGQLRKSGEPYFTHCVEVATILAEMKLDPVTISAALLHDVIEDTGYTHKDVEQEFSEEVARLVDGVTKLSDMKFRSEEDKQAVNFRKMLLSVAADIRVIIIKFADRLHNMRTLQHLPAVKQRRIARETRDVYAPLAHRLGMYRIKSEMEDLIFDILEPKASQELSKLIPKRQAFFEKYVQKFLEPVKEKVEEAGFEAVYKSRFKSHYSIFRKMQDQNRPFEDVFDIYAVRIIVDRVESCYSVLGLIHAFYTPIQERFKDFIAQPKSNGYQSIQTTVVGPDGFPVEVQVRTREMDDTAEEGVAAHWQYKEQDANSGQDDIDKQVTWLRNLVDILQTEDKTTSHQFMDLLKIDLYKDEIFVYTPKGEVRMLPLGATPLDFAFDVHSQVGLHCIGAKVNGRIKPLNSELESGDKVEIITSDSQKPNSSWLKFVKTSKAKSNIRKWIKGQEFEQSVRLGKEILDRELRKIKKAKEWKHLKDPYITLKFESEEKMIASIGSGHRTVSSILNNFFPEEYIKPRPEKSESYYAESFLNRARRSTKGVSIQGIDNMMISFGKCCNPIPGDPILGFITRGRGITVHHKDCETVATNLPEEERIIDVDWAAARSQKFLVRLKILAQERKNLVRDVTETISTYDINIDTLSMKVDGDVVTGLVIIEVEGVKQLDRLKSKLLASEGVISVERE, encoded by the coding sequence ATGGCTGCAGCAATACTAGATAGAATCCTGAATTCGGAAGGGACTAAATATCCCAATGACTTCCAGAACATCATCGATTTGATGGGGGGAAGCAGTTCAATTGGACCCACTGGGGAAGATTTTGTCTGGCGTGCCTATAATTTTGGTAAAAAAGCCCATCAGGGTCAGTTGAGGAAATCCGGTGAGCCCTATTTCACACATTGTGTGGAAGTAGCAACGATTCTTGCAGAGATGAAACTGGATCCTGTGACTATTTCAGCAGCATTGCTACACGATGTTATTGAAGATACTGGTTATACCCATAAAGATGTGGAACAAGAATTCTCAGAAGAGGTTGCACGGCTGGTTGATGGTGTCACAAAACTTTCAGATATGAAGTTTCGCAGTGAGGAAGACAAACAGGCTGTCAATTTTAGAAAGATGCTCCTCTCTGTCGCAGCTGATATCCGGGTTATCATTATCAAGTTTGCCGATAGACTTCACAACATGCGCACCCTCCAGCATCTCCCGGCTGTAAAACAAAGACGAATCGCTAGAGAAACCCGGGATGTCTATGCACCCCTTGCTCATCGTCTGGGGATGTATCGTATAAAATCTGAGATGGAAGACCTTATCTTCGACATCCTTGAGCCCAAGGCATCACAGGAGCTAAGTAAACTTATTCCCAAACGACAGGCATTTTTTGAAAAATATGTACAGAAGTTTCTGGAGCCTGTGAAAGAGAAAGTGGAAGAGGCCGGGTTTGAAGCTGTTTATAAGAGTAGATTTAAATCCCACTATTCCATTTTTCGCAAAATGCAGGATCAGAACCGACCATTTGAAGATGTTTTTGATATTTATGCAGTAAGAATCATCGTTGACCGGGTAGAATCTTGTTACAGTGTCTTGGGTCTCATTCACGCCTTTTATACACCTATCCAGGAACGTTTTAAAGATTTTATCGCTCAACCCAAATCCAATGGATATCAAAGCATACAAACCACTGTCGTCGGTCCCGATGGCTTCCCCGTTGAGGTTCAGGTCCGGACCAGGGAAATGGATGACACTGCTGAGGAGGGAGTTGCGGCACACTGGCAGTACAAAGAACAAGACGCCAACTCTGGCCAGGATGATATTGATAAACAGGTGACCTGGTTGAGGAACCTGGTGGATATTCTACAGACAGAGGATAAGACCACCTCTCATCAGTTTATGGATCTGCTCAAAATTGATCTCTATAAAGACGAAATATTTGTCTATACCCCAAAAGGCGAGGTGCGAATGTTACCACTGGGGGCTACGCCTCTTGATTTTGCCTTTGATGTGCACTCGCAAGTCGGCTTACATTGCATTGGGGCCAAGGTCAATGGAAGAATCAAACCACTGAACAGCGAGCTGGAGAGTGGCGATAAGGTCGAGATCATTACAAGTGATTCTCAGAAACCCAATTCTTCCTGGTTGAAATTTGTAAAAACCTCCAAGGCCAAATCAAATATCCGAAAATGGATCAAGGGTCAGGAGTTTGAGCAAAGTGTGCGATTGGGAAAAGAGATTCTTGATCGTGAATTGCGTAAAATCAAAAAGGCCAAAGAGTGGAAACATCTCAAAGACCCATATATCACTCTAAAATTTGAATCTGAAGAGAAGATGATAGCTTCCATTGGCTCTGGTCATCGTACCGTTTCTTCGATTCTCAATAATTTTTTTCCTGAAGAATATATCAAACCCAGGCCGGAAAAATCAGAGAGCTATTACGCCGAATCATTTCTAAATCGTGCCCGTAGATCCACAAAGGGTGTATCCATTCAGGGCATAGACAACATGATGATCAGCTTTGGGAAATGCTGTAACCCCATTCCTGGTGATCCGATTCTGGGCTTTATTACACGGGGTAGGGGAATCACAGTTCACCACAAAGATTGTGAGACCGTTGCTACCAATCTTCCCGAAGAAGAACGTATTATTGACGTGGATTGGGCAGCTGCCCGTTCACAGAAATTCCTCGTTCGTCTCAAAATTTTAGCACAAGAACGAAAAAATTTAGTTAGGGATGTCACGGAGACGATTTCTACCTATGATATTAACATTGATACTCTATCCATGAAGGTCGACGGTGACGTGGTTACCGGTTTGGTCATTATTGAGGTAGAAGGTGTCAAACAATTAGACCGACTAAAATCAAAGCTACTTGCCTCAGAAGGCGTGATAAGCGTAGAGCGTGAGTAG
- the dnaB gene encoding replicative DNA helicase, protein MSETSQNLRLPPHNEEAEQSVIGSMMLDRMALSSAMEFLDSGSFYRPAHQKIFNAIINLDARGEPVDQISVVDELKRSGDLQAAGGAYYITELTEKIPSTANARYYAKLVMESSALRALIQLAAELSTEAYETRERVDDLLEKAESKIFELSEKRFKTADFVRIRSALDEAFAQADKFHENPGGIRGVATGFDALDDITSGFQKSDLIIIAARPSMGKTALALSLARNASVKFGTKIGIFSLEMSNYQLAMRLLCSEAKVDAHLVRTGRLPSNLWPRLSTAAGNLAEAEIYLDDSASLNITELRAKARRLKADKGIDMIIVDYMQLLQGTGRVESRQQEISQISRSFKMLAKELDLPVVALSQLSRAVETRGGDKRPILSDLRESGSIEQDADVVMFIYRPEKYGVLDDNGNTQEGLAELIVAKQRNGPTGTVRLSFIDKFASFENLSAYSPSPPPNEGAPEPF, encoded by the coding sequence GTGAGTGAAACCAGTCAAAATCTGAGACTACCACCCCATAACGAAGAAGCTGAACAAAGCGTTATTGGGTCCATGATGCTGGATCGCATGGCGCTTTCATCAGCTATGGAATTTCTGGATTCGGGAAGCTTTTATCGTCCTGCTCACCAAAAAATCTTTAATGCCATTATTAATCTTGATGCCCGTGGGGAACCCGTCGATCAGATTTCAGTGGTTGATGAATTAAAAAGGAGTGGTGATCTTCAGGCTGCTGGTGGCGCATATTATATCACAGAGTTGACTGAAAAGATTCCATCCACAGCAAATGCCCGCTATTATGCCAAGCTGGTCATGGAGAGTTCCGCCCTGCGCGCGTTAATTCAACTTGCTGCAGAGCTATCCACCGAGGCCTATGAAACCCGCGAACGTGTTGATGATCTCCTTGAAAAGGCAGAGAGCAAAATCTTTGAGCTTTCAGAGAAGCGCTTTAAGACAGCTGATTTTGTGAGAATCCGTAGCGCTCTTGATGAGGCTTTTGCCCAGGCTGATAAATTTCATGAGAATCCAGGCGGGATTCGAGGTGTTGCTACTGGTTTTGATGCACTTGATGATATTACATCAGGTTTCCAGAAATCTGATTTGATTATCATAGCAGCACGACCGTCCATGGGGAAGACCGCTCTGGCACTTTCACTGGCACGTAACGCCTCAGTTAAATTTGGAACAAAGATCGGAATATTTTCGCTGGAAATGTCTAATTACCAGCTGGCCATGCGCTTGCTCTGTAGTGAGGCCAAGGTTGATGCGCACCTCGTGAGAACGGGGCGTCTGCCATCCAATCTCTGGCCCCGTTTGAGCACCGCCGCTGGAAACCTTGCTGAAGCAGAAATCTATCTTGATGATTCAGCTTCCCTCAACATAACTGAATTGAGAGCCAAAGCGCGTCGATTGAAAGCTGATAAGGGCATCGACATGATCATTGTTGACTATATGCAGCTCCTTCAGGGAACTGGAAGAGTTGAAAGTAGACAACAGGAAATTAGTCAGATCTCTCGTTCATTTAAAATGTTGGCCAAGGAACTGGACCTTCCTGTCGTTGCCTTATCTCAGCTCTCTCGAGCTGTGGAAACAAGGGGAGGCGATAAACGCCCCATTCTCTCAGATTTGCGTGAATCAGGCTCCATTGAGCAGGATGCTGATGTTGTAATGTTTATTTATCGCCCTGAAAAATACGGTGTTCTGGATGATAACGGGAATACCCAGGAAGGCCTTGCTGAACTCATTGTAGCCAAACAGCGAAATGGTCCGACTGGAACCGTCAGGCTCAGTTTTATTGATAAATTTGCCTCCTTTGAAAACCTGTCCGCCTATTCGCCGTCGCCACCTCCCAATGAAGGAGCTCCTGAACCCTTCTAA
- a CDS encoding uracil-DNA glycosylase, whose translation MNKHDQIKAFVKDELEIFGGPLYMPETDQETDMERISVSPDIKTISEFNSAIQGCMNCPLGSTRTNFVFGAGNPNADIMFVGEAPGEKEDLEGLPFVGRSGKLLTDILKAIDLTREDVYIANILKCRPPDNRDPNKAEIEECEPYLLKQIELIKPKLLVALGRISATTLLRSKDSLTSMRGQVFDYHGTDLVVTYHPAALLRNPNWKRPAWEDFKKIREMYLEKRGAQA comes from the coding sequence ATGAATAAACATGACCAGATAAAAGCCTTCGTCAAAGACGAGTTAGAGATTTTTGGTGGACCGCTATATATGCCTGAGACCGATCAGGAAACCGATATGGAGAGAATTTCAGTGAGTCCTGATATCAAGACCATCAGTGAATTTAACAGCGCCATCCAAGGCTGCATGAACTGTCCCCTTGGGTCTACCCGGACCAACTTTGTGTTTGGTGCAGGCAATCCAAACGCTGATATCATGTTTGTGGGTGAGGCTCCTGGTGAAAAAGAGGATTTGGAGGGCTTGCCCTTTGTCGGACGATCGGGCAAATTGCTCACGGATATCCTTAAAGCCATCGATCTCACCAGAGAAGATGTCTATATCGCAAATATCCTCAAGTGTCGCCCACCTGATAATCGTGATCCCAATAAAGCAGAGATTGAGGAATGCGAGCCGTATCTACTCAAACAGATTGAGTTGATCAAACCGAAACTTCTGGTAGCCCTGGGCCGCATCTCAGCCACCACCTTGCTGCGGAGCAAGGATTCTCTCACATCAATGCGCGGACAGGTCTTTGATTATCATGGTACAGATTTGGTCGTTACCTACCATCCCGCTGCTCTATTGAGAAATCCCAACTGGAAACGACCTGCCTGGGAAGATTTCAAAAAAATACGTGAGATGTATCTAGAAAAGAGAGGGGCTCAGGCGTGA
- a CDS encoding DNA-directed RNA polymerase subunit omega yields the protein MGLQTVPFRKIEEHTEDIFEAVTVIAKRARQIIGDRYVIEEERRREEENLEEISGEDEMSQAYEVDTEIDREAYDAVVKPTTVGLTEFLSGELKWEKQAMFGDGPAEEETEKA from the coding sequence ATGGGTTTACAGACAGTACCGTTCAGAAAAATCGAAGAGCATACCGAAGATATTTTTGAAGCAGTGACTGTGATCGCTAAACGAGCGAGACAGATCATTGGCGATCGTTATGTCATCGAAGAAGAACGTCGTCGTGAAGAAGAAAATCTTGAAGAGATTAGCGGTGAAGATGAAATGTCACAAGCCTACGAAGTGGATACTGAAATCGATAGAGAAGCCTATGATGCTGTTGTGAAACCCACAACGGTAGGCCTTACAGAATTTCTATCCGGTGAACTTAAGTGGGAAAAGCAGGCCATGTTTGGCGATGGTCCCGCTGAAGAAGAAACTGAAAAAGCCTAA
- the gmk gene encoding guanylate kinase: MTSQKGRLIIVAGPSGAGKGTVENAIMEKFPEIEFSVSVTTRPRRDYEIEGQHYFFISKAEFLKCIERDELVEWQEVYSKNGHFYGTLRSYVDSALEQGRQLLIDIDIKGGINLKKAYPEHSISIFIEPPSVEALEQRLIKRNTDSPEQIRIRLERMPEEMLLGKQFDHTIVNSELNEAVNAFTEILENEIYQQQRSI, from the coding sequence ATGACATCCCAAAAAGGAAGATTGATCATTGTCGCTGGACCTTCGGGTGCCGGCAAGGGGACGGTTGAAAATGCCATCATGGAAAAATTTCCAGAGATTGAATTTTCAGTCTCGGTTACAACCCGTCCACGAAGAGATTACGAGATAGAGGGTCAGCATTACTTTTTCATCAGCAAGGCCGAATTCCTGAAATGTATCGAACGTGATGAATTGGTTGAATGGCAGGAAGTCTATTCAAAAAATGGTCACTTCTATGGAACCTTGCGCTCATACGTAGATTCTGCTTTAGAGCAGGGAAGACAGTTGCTTATCGATATTGATATCAAAGGCGGGATAAATTTGAAGAAGGCATATCCCGAGCACAGTATATCAATTTTTATAGAACCACCCTCGGTTGAAGCCTTGGAACAAAGACTGATTAAACGCAATACGGATAGTCCTGAACAGATCAGGATTCGCCTTGAACGCATGCCCGAAGAAATGCTATTGGGAAAACAATTTGATCATACCATCGTTAACTCTGAATTGAATGAAGCAGTTAACGCATTTACCGAAATTTTAGAAAATGAAATATATCAACAACAAAGGAGTATATAA
- a CDS encoding YicC family protein translates to MLISMTGYGRAEQKIGDLKVVIELRAVNSRFLEFVMRLPRGYEKVEDGARTHLQSLLSRGRVTLTMNMGTDQTAIGKPRMNEELLLHYQQIANKSAKILGREHETLSMAELLRFPDVITYDTDAEDQVKINDAVLSLVKKASEQMQAMRLREGELLEQAILEQLGNIVEITSKIQAEDLGRLDLIAEKMRKKIADSSLESESQIDEKRLEQEIVLWSDKLDIAEELTRLDAHIQHFRELMVENGDAGKRLNFLLQEMNREANTVGSKANSTPIGHAVVELKNEIERIREQVQNIQ, encoded by the coding sequence ATGCTTATAAGTATGACCGGCTATGGCCGGGCCGAACAAAAAATTGGTGATCTGAAGGTTGTTATTGAGCTGAGAGCTGTGAATAGTCGGTTCCTTGAATTCGTCATGCGTTTGCCACGTGGTTACGAAAAAGTGGAAGACGGTGCCAGAACCCATTTACAGTCATTATTGAGCCGTGGAAGGGTGACTTTAACCATGAATATGGGGACGGATCAAACTGCCATTGGCAAGCCGCGAATGAATGAGGAATTGCTCCTGCATTACCAACAAATTGCCAACAAAAGTGCTAAAATTTTGGGTCGTGAGCATGAGACGCTTTCCATGGCTGAATTACTTCGCTTCCCTGATGTCATCACATATGACACAGATGCAGAAGATCAGGTCAAAATTAATGATGCCGTTTTAAGTCTTGTCAAAAAGGCATCAGAACAAATGCAGGCCATGCGTTTACGCGAAGGCGAATTACTTGAGCAGGCCATCCTGGAGCAACTCGGCAATATTGTTGAGATTACCTCCAAAATTCAGGCTGAGGATCTCGGTCGACTGGACCTCATCGCAGAAAAAATGCGAAAAAAAATAGCTGACAGCAGTTTAGAGAGTGAATCCCAGATTGATGAAAAACGTCTTGAGCAGGAAATTGTACTCTGGAGTGACAAGCTGGATATTGCAGAAGAATTGACCCGCCTGGATGCCCACATTCAACATTTTCGTGAGTTGATGGTGGAGAATGGCGATGCAGGTAAGCGTTTAAATTTCTTACTGCAGGAGATGAATCGAGAAGCAAATACTGTTGGCAGCAAAGCTAACTCAACTCCCATTGGACACGCTGTTGTAGAATTGAAAAATGAGATCGAACGTATAAGAGAACAGGTGCAAAATATTCAATGA
- a CDS encoding transglutaminase domain-containing protein: MSLNHSLLRSSPLLILLLLSACSQHSARPDPEEILMLQNAMKHLSSEYSNPRLVTGELIVRIKDISLLSGEALNASNQEQGLAADQSPALHIWSSDIRDYPSQKVLPGSSIQPQPTDISNEPEYGNQILYWNQSQSPNESFIIIRKFRYITFDYKPDVDRDIEYFNWNQIPPEIIQKYTRAERFLEQDDALIDTVFILLENVADPVSQAEAIYNWVQSNMTYVYPPEARGVRNATETLAGDCGQYSALFMTMCRIAGIPARQKSGFNFVSENTGAHVWSEIYFPVKGWVPVDPTRKNGFLFQDNKRLITSIGLNIPLKHSPTWATFENSEVEDGTTDFMQMYTLVSSGIKATYSSKRKVIRSVELP, translated from the coding sequence ATGTCTCTGAATCATAGCCTTCTACGATCATCCCCTTTACTCATATTGCTATTACTGAGTGCTTGTAGCCAGCATAGCGCTCGTCCTGACCCTGAAGAAATACTCATGCTCCAGAATGCTATGAAACACCTGTCCAGCGAATATTCAAATCCCCGTTTGGTGACAGGTGAATTAATTGTTAGAATTAAAGATATTTCCCTTCTATCAGGCGAGGCACTGAATGCATCTAATCAAGAACAGGGTTTAGCTGCAGATCAATCTCCAGCCCTCCATATATGGAGTTCAGATATTCGTGATTATCCTTCCCAAAAGGTACTACCTGGATCAAGTATCCAACCCCAGCCAACAGACATTTCAAATGAGCCGGAGTATGGGAATCAGATTCTGTATTGGAATCAATCCCAGTCACCAAATGAAAGTTTCATTATCATCAGAAAATTCAGGTATATCACCTTCGACTACAAACCGGATGTAGACAGGGATATCGAGTACTTTAATTGGAATCAAATTCCGCCAGAAATTATCCAGAAGTATACCAGAGCTGAACGGTTCCTGGAACAAGATGATGCTTTGATTGACACCGTATTCATATTGCTGGAAAATGTTGCAGATCCGGTCAGTCAGGCAGAAGCCATCTACAACTGGGTTCAAAGCAATATGACCTATGTCTATCCACCTGAGGCGAGAGGGGTTCGCAATGCTACTGAAACTTTAGCAGGGGATTGTGGACAATATTCGGCTCTATTTATGACCATGTGCAGGATCGCCGGTATTCCAGCCCGGCAAAAATCTGGCTTTAACTTTGTATCTGAAAATACTGGGGCCCATGTCTGGTCAGAAATCTATTTTCCCGTCAAAGGCTGGGTGCCTGTTGACCCCACGCGGAAGAATGGCTTCCTTTTTCAGGACAACAAGCGACTTATCACTTCAATCGGGTTAAATATTCCGCTTAAGCATTCTCCTACATGGGCGACTTTCGAAAATTCAGAAGTTGAGGATGGAACAACTGATTTCATGCAAATGTATACCCTGGTCAGTAGTGGAATAAAGGCTACTTACAGCAGCAAACGCAAGGTGATTCGCTCTGTAGAACTCCCTTGA